In Fundulus heteroclitus isolate FHET01 chromosome 18, MU-UCD_Fhet_4.1, whole genome shotgun sequence, a single genomic region encodes these proteins:
- the sarm1 gene encoding NAD(+) hydrolase SARM1 gives MLLALTLFLSRLHRRLSSMFSSDRLTVPDYVSRLQRGRSSSGCEPKAVSPGLSADVRAVLDESLPALREAIRGLRAAKESSDTDGTRRAVAEIYQLVEEAWVMPTVGRQVAEEICNRIRLDGGLELLLQLQQNSALEIVYESVKLLEQILISENRDYVARIGLGVILNLTRQQDDAQLARSVSGILEHMFKHTEETSVQLISNGALDALLFWCRGTDPTVLRHCAVALANCAMYGGHRCQRWMIEKQAAEWLFPLAFSKEDELIRFHACLAVTVLAANREIEKEVVNSGTLELVEPFIASLDPDDFARSLLDSADCMQGRTASDLQHLLPLLDGTRVEGKCIAAFYLCVETSIKSRQRNTKIFQEIGAVQSLKKIAMYSSNGTASGLAKRALTMMGEEVPKRILSCVPNWKTCEVQTWLQQVGFGAYSDRFQELQVDGDLLLTVTDQDLSSDLCMAAGLTRRRFLRDLRVLKTYADYSTCDPSNLADWLAEVDPHLRQYTYGLVQSGVDRKNVERLTDLQLQHDCHVDNGVHREKILSAVRRPLKPSHTDAQHPGPDVFISYRRTTGSQLASLLKVHLQVRGYSVFIDVEKLEAGKFQDKLIQSVQRARNFILVLSANALDKCMGDADMKDWVHKEIVTALTSKKNIVPVTDNFMWPDPTSLPEDMRTILNFNGIKWSHEYQEATIEKIIRFLKERHDATDAPVASKEQKKK, from the exons ATGCTCTTGGCGCTGACGCTCTTCCTCTCCAGGCTCCACCGACGTCTCTCCTCCATGTTCAGCTCGGACAGACTCACCGTGCCGGACTATGTCAGCCGGCTGCAGAGGGGCAGGAGCAGCTCCGGCTGCGAGCCCAAGGCGGTCTCCCCGGGTCTCAGCGCCGACGTCCGGGCGGTCCTGGACGAGTCCCTCCCCGCCCTGCGCGAAGCCATCAGGGGCCTCAGGGCGGCCAAGGAGAGCTCGGACACGGACGGGACCCGCCGGGCCGTGGCGGAGATCTACCAGCTGGTGGAGGAGGCCTGGGTGATGCCCACCGTGGGCCGTCAGGTGGCCGAGGAGATCTGCAACAGGATCCGGCTGGACGGAGGCCTGGAGCTGCTgcttcagctgcagcagaactcCGCTCTGGAGATCGTGTATGAGTCCGTGAAGCTGCTGGAGCAGATCCTGATCTCAGAGAACAG GGACTATGTGGCGCGCATCGGTCTGGGGGTCATCCTCAACCTGACGCGACAGCAGGACGACGCCCAGCTGGCCCGCAGCGTCTCCGGCATCCTGGAGCACATGTTCAAACACACGGAGGAGACCTCCGTCCAGCTCATCTCCAACGGCGCCCTGGACGCCCTCCTCTTCTGGTGCAGGGGCACGGACCCCACCGTGCTGCGCCACTGCGCCGTGGCGCTGGCCAACTGCGCCATGTACGGCGGCCACCGCTGCCAGCGCTGGATGATAGAGAAGCAGGCGGCCGAGTGGCTCTTCCCGCTGGCTTTCTCCAAGGAGGACGAGCTCATCCGCTTCCACGCCTGCCTGGCCGTGACGGTGTTGGCGGCGAACAGGGAGATCGAGAAGGAGGTGGTGAACTCCGGAACCCTGGAGCTGGTGGAGCCGTTCATCGCCTCCCTGGACCCGGACGACTTCGCCCGCTCCTTGCTGGACAGCGCAGACTGCATGCAGGGGAGGACGGCCTCGGACCTTCAGCACCTTTTGCCTTTGCTAGATGGCACGAGGGTGGAGGGAAAGTGCATTGCTGCCTTTTATCTTTGTGTCGAAACCAGTATCAAGTCCCGCCAGCGCAACACCAAG ATATTCCAAGAGATCGGTGCAGTGCAGAGCCTTAAAAAGATCGCCATGTACTCCAGCAACGGCACGGCCTCGGGCCTCGCCAAGCGCGCCCTGACTATGATGGGCGAGGAAGTCCCAAAGCGAATCTTGTCCTGCGTGCCCAACTGGAAGACCTGCGAGGTGCAGACATGGCTGCAGCAGGTCGGCTTCGGCGCCTACAGCGACCGTTTTCAG GAGCTTCAGGTGGACGGAGATCTCCTGCTGACCGTCACGGATCAAGATCTGAGCTCTGACCTCTGCATGGCCGCGGGTCTCACCCGCAGGAG GTTTCTGAGAGACCTACGCGTGCTGAAGACCTACGCCGACTACTCCACCTGTGACCCCAGCAACCTGGCCGACTGGCTGGCCGAGGTGGACCCCCATCTTCGACAGTACACCTACGGCCTGGTCCAGTCGGGGGTGGACCGCAAGAACGTGGAGAGGCTGACCgacctgcagctgcagcacGACTGCCACGTCGACAACGGCGTCCACCGGGAGAAGATACTGTCCGCCGTGCGCAGGCCGCTGAAGCCGAGCCACACGGACGCCCAGCATCCGGGGCCCGACGTCTTCATCAGCTACCGTCGCACCACCGGCTCCCAGCTGGCCAG CCTCCTGAAGGTGCACCTACAGGTCAGAGGTTACAGTGTTTTTATAGACGTGGAGAAGCTGGAGGCGGGTAAGTTCCAGGACAAGCTGATTCAGAGCGTGCAGAGGGCCCGCAACTTCATCCTGGTCCTGTCCGCCAACGCGCTGGATAAGTGCATGGGCGACGCCGACATGAAGGACTGGGTGCATAAG GAAATAGTCACGGCCCTGACTTCTAAAAAGAACATCGTCCCTGTCACGGATAACTTCATGTGGCCGGACCCCACGTCGCTGCCAGAGGATATGAGAACTATTCTCAACTTCAATGGCATAAA ATGGTCCCATGAATATCAGGAAGCCACAATCGAGAAGATCATCCGCTTTCTCAAAGAACGCCACGACGCAACCGACGCTCCGGTCGCATCCaaggagcagaagaagaaatga